From one Gloeocapsa sp. PCC 73106 genomic stretch:
- the rplV gene encoding 50S ribosomal protein L22 has product MTLELEKETKAIARYVRMSPYKVRRVLDQIRGRSYREALIILEFMPYRACDPIRKVLRSAAANAEHNVGLNPSSLVISKAYADGGPSLKRFRPRAQGRAYQIRKPTCHITIAVAPDLTES; this is encoded by the coding sequence ATGACCCTAGAACTAGAAAAAGAAACTAAAGCGATCGCTCGCTACGTGAGAATGTCCCCCTACAAAGTCAGGCGCGTTCTCGACCAAATCAGAGGACGCAGCTACAGAGAAGCGCTGATTATCCTCGAATTTATGCCCTATAGAGCTTGCGATCCCATCCGCAAAGTCCTGCGCTCAGCCGCAGCTAATGCAGAGCATAACGTTGGCTTAAACCCATCTTCCCTAGTTATCTCCAAAGCTTACGCCGACGGAGGTCCGAGTCTAAAACGCTTTCGCCCCCGCGCCCAAGGAAGAGCTTATCAAATTCGTAAGCCAACCTGTCATATCACTATCGCGGTCGCGCCTGACCTAACAGAATCATAG
- the rpsS gene encoding 30S ribosomal protein S19, whose protein sequence is MGRSLKKGPYIDHKLMVKIEKLNEKGKKEVIKTWARASTIVPDMIGHTIAVHNGKQHVPVYVSEQMVGHKLGEFALTRTYRSHSKSDKKAGRK, encoded by the coding sequence ATGGGTCGTTCTCTCAAAAAAGGTCCCTATATCGACCATAAATTAATGGTCAAAATCGAAAAACTCAACGAAAAAGGCAAAAAAGAAGTAATTAAAACCTGGGCAAGAGCCTCAACAATCGTGCCCGATATGATAGGTCATACCATCGCTGTCCACAACGGGAAACAACACGTACCAGTTTATGTCTCCGAACAAATGGTAGGACATAAATTAGGGGAATTTGCCTTGACTCGTACCTATAGAAGTCATTCCAAAAGTGATAAAAAAGCAGGTCGAAAATAA
- the rplB gene encoding 50S ribosomal protein L2: MGIRSYRPYTPGRRQAVTSDFSEITKTEPEKSLTKNKHNTKGRNNRGVITCRHRGGGHKRLYRVIDFRRDKRNIPAKVAAIEYDPNRNARIALLFYQDGEKRYIIAPAGLSVGQTVMAGVDAPFEIGNSLPLEKIPLGTDIHNIELVAGRGGQIVRAAGGFAQVVAKEGDHVTIKLPSKEVRMVRKECYATIGKVGNAEVRNLKLGKAGKTRQLGRRPHVRGSAMNPVDHPHGGGEGRAPIGRSGPVTPWGKPTLGKKTRKKRKPSDSLIVRRRNPGKG, encoded by the coding sequence ATGGGTATTCGTTCTTATCGACCATACACACCAGGAAGACGTCAAGCAGTAACGTCAGACTTCTCGGAAATCACCAAAACCGAGCCGGAAAAATCCCTTACTAAAAACAAACACAACACCAAAGGGCGTAATAATCGTGGAGTTATTACCTGCCGTCATCGCGGTGGTGGACATAAACGTCTCTATCGCGTCATCGACTTTCGCCGTGATAAACGCAATATTCCCGCGAAAGTAGCAGCCATAGAATACGACCCCAACCGTAACGCACGCATCGCTTTGTTATTCTATCAAGATGGAGAAAAGCGTTATATCATTGCTCCTGCCGGCTTGAGCGTCGGACAGACAGTCATGGCTGGAGTCGACGCACCCTTTGAGATTGGCAACTCCCTACCTCTAGAAAAGATACCTCTGGGTACAGATATACACAACATCGAACTAGTCGCCGGACGCGGTGGACAAATCGTTCGGGCCGCTGGAGGCTTTGCCCAAGTAGTAGCCAAGGAAGGGGATCATGTTACTATTAAACTTCCCTCCAAAGAAGTACGCATGGTCCGCAAAGAATGCTACGCCACCATCGGTAAAGTAGGTAACGCCGAAGTTAGAAACCTGAAACTCGGTAAAGCAGGAAAAACTAGGCAGCTCGGTCGTCGTCCTCATGTGCGCGGTAGTGCTATGAACCCGGTAGATCACCCCCACGGCGGTGGCGAAGGCAGAGCACCCATTGGACGTAGTGGACCAGTAACCCCATGGGGGAAACCAACCCTAGGTAAAAAAACCCGTAAGAAGAGAAAACCAAGTGACTCTTTAATTGTACGTCGTCGTAACCCAGGTAAAGGCTAA
- a CDS encoding 50S ribosomal protein L23 → MSAIETRDLPDLIVRPIVTEKATILLEQNKYVFDVVIKATKPEIKAAIEALFEVTVTKVNTHRPPRQKRRVGKFMGYKPHYKRAIVTLKEGDTIPLFPDV, encoded by the coding sequence ATGAGTGCCATCGAAACCAGGGACTTACCCGATTTAATCGTTAGACCCATAGTTACAGAAAAAGCCACCATACTTTTAGAACAAAATAAATACGTGTTTGACGTAGTGATTAAAGCCACTAAACCAGAAATCAAAGCAGCGATTGAAGCTTTATTTGAGGTCACGGTAACCAAAGTCAACACCCACCGTCCACCACGCCAAAAGCGTCGAGTCGGTAAATTTATGGGCTATAAACCCCATTACAAGAGGGCTATAGTTACCCTCAAAGAAGGAGATACCATCCCACTGTTCCCAGACGTTTAA
- the rplD gene encoding 50S ribosomal protein L4, which produces MINCEIKNWQGETVGEQTLELKTAKVENASHIVHRALVRQLAHARQGNASTKTRAEVRGGGRKPWRQKGTGRARAGSIRSPLWRGGGVTFGPKPRDYELKMNRKERKLALRTALDSRSVDIIVVENFSEQLPKPKTKELTSALTRWGVEGQPKVLMILSEIAENVALSARNISYLKMLKASNLNIQDLLTAGKIIITSEALAQIQELYQ; this is translated from the coding sequence ATGATTAACTGTGAGATAAAAAACTGGCAAGGAGAAACAGTAGGGGAACAAACCCTCGAGTTGAAAACAGCTAAAGTCGAAAACGCTAGTCATATCGTTCATCGCGCTCTAGTGAGACAACTCGCCCACGCCCGTCAGGGTAATGCTTCAACCAAAACCAGAGCAGAAGTAAGAGGAGGCGGTCGCAAACCCTGGAGACAAAAAGGAACAGGACGCGCCCGCGCCGGATCAATTCGCTCACCCCTCTGGCGTGGTGGTGGTGTGACCTTTGGACCTAAACCCAGAGACTATGAGCTAAAAATGAACCGCAAAGAGCGGAAATTAGCTCTAAGAACCGCTCTAGACAGCCGTAGTGTGGACATAATAGTGGTAGAAAACTTCAGCGAACAACTACCAAAACCCAAAACTAAAGAACTAACCTCAGCTTTAACCCGTTGGGGTGTAGAGGGTCAACCCAAAGTCTTAATGATCTTGTCAGAAATAGCCGAAAACGTAGCCCTATCCGCCAGAAACATCAGCTATTTGAAAATGCTCAAAGCTAGTAATCTCAATATACAAGACTTATTAACCGCGGGCAAGATAATTATTACCTCTGAAGCCTTAGCACAGATCCAGGAACTATACCAATGA
- the rplC gene encoding 50S ribosomal protein L3, with translation MSIGILGTKLGMTQIFDQEAGTAIPVTVVQAGPCKVTLIKTKLTDGYDSIQLGYQEVKEKALNKPELGHLRKSEAPPLRHLKEYRVPDTSSYELGQDLKADIFSVGDLVDVAGNSIGRGFAGYQKRHNFKRGPMSHGSKNHRQPGSTGAGTTPGRVYPGKRMAGRYGGKQVTIRKLEIVVIDAEKNVIAIKGAIPGKKGTLLNITPAKKVGK, from the coding sequence GTGTCTATTGGCATCCTAGGCACTAAGCTTGGCATGACTCAAATTTTTGATCAAGAAGCAGGAACAGCCATACCTGTAACTGTTGTCCAAGCAGGGCCATGCAAAGTCACCCTAATCAAAACCAAACTTACCGATGGCTACGATTCAATTCAGCTAGGCTATCAGGAAGTCAAAGAAAAAGCCCTAAACAAACCAGAATTAGGGCATCTGCGCAAATCCGAAGCCCCGCCTCTGCGCCATCTCAAAGAGTATCGAGTCCCAGATACCTCATCCTATGAACTAGGTCAAGATCTTAAAGCTGATATCTTCAGCGTAGGCGATCTAGTAGACGTCGCTGGAAACAGCATCGGTAGAGGATTCGCCGGATATCAAAAACGTCATAACTTTAAACGCGGTCCCATGTCCCATGGTTCTAAAAACCACCGTCAACCCGGATCCACTGGAGCCGGTACCACACCAGGACGTGTTTATCCAGGCAAAAGAATGGCCGGACGTTACGGCGGCAAACAAGTGACCATTCGTAAACTAGAAATAGTCGTAATAGACGCCGAAAAGAACGTCATAGCTATCAAAGGAGCAATTCCCGGTAAAAAAGGAACCCTGCTCAATATTACCCCTGCCAAAAAAGTAGGTAAATAA
- a CDS encoding Uma2 family endonuclease: MLTKIDLSSITSTVSSNFELICRRNPELKLELTAMGELMIMSPMGGSTGRQNARLIISLGIWNESKTPEWGVVFDSSTCFRLPNGSLRSPDVAWISLSRWNELTREQQDQFPPIVPDFVMELLSKSDNLKTIQEKMEEYQSVGVRLGWLLNPSRQEVEIYRLGETKEVLVNPSILSGEDVLPGLAINLSKIWL; the protein is encoded by the coding sequence ATGTTAACTAAGATTGATTTATCGAGTATTACTTCTACTGTGAGCTCTAATTTTGAGCTTATTTGTCGACGGAATCCAGAGTTAAAACTAGAATTAACGGCAATGGGAGAGTTGATGATTATGTCGCCTATGGGGGGTTCTACGGGACGTCAAAATGCGCGTTTAATTATTTCTTTGGGTATTTGGAATGAGTCCAAAACCCCAGAATGGGGGGTAGTTTTTGATTCTTCTACTTGTTTCCGATTACCCAATGGCTCACTGCGATCGCCTGATGTGGCTTGGATTTCTCTATCACGCTGGAATGAGTTAACTAGGGAACAACAGGATCAGTTTCCGCCGATTGTGCCTGATTTCGTGATGGAGTTACTATCTAAGAGCGATAATCTCAAAACAATTCAGGAGAAGATGGAGGAATATCAGTCTGTAGGAGTGCGTCTGGGTTGGTTGCTCAATCCATCGCGTCAGGAGGTGGAAATCTATCGCTTAGGAGAAACTAAAGAGGTGTTGGTAAATCCGAGTATTCTTTCGGGAGAAGATGTTTTACCGGGATTGGCGATTAATTTGAGCAAGATTTGGCTCTAA